The nucleotide sequence TAGCTCTTGAGCCCAGGAGAGGTCGACTCCGTGGCGCTCTTTGTTGATCCGGTCCTTCTTGGGGTCGAACTCGAAGTGCTCCATAGAGAGTATAACAGTTATACCTAGAGGGCGCCAGGTGCGGCATCGGGGCCTTACTCTATATACGATTGAGGGCTGGAAAAGTTCCGTGGTGGGATCGTGTCGTGAGGCAACGCGGAATCGGAGACGAGGAAAGGCGCTGAACGGGCCGTGTATTTGGATTTTTGGCTCAACGCCGGGCTCGGCGGCGCGCCTCGTGGAGTCCAATAGCGCGCGCGGCTGAAGCGAATGTTGGGCGGAGACCGGTAGCGCAAGCTCTCATCGCTTCGCCGTTGATAAGATAGCGACAACGCTTTTATGCCCCGCGTCTTTGGCCAAGTCGATTGCTGTCACGCCATTTTTTGCCTTAATCCGGGTCCTCGCCCCGCGCTTTAGAAGCGCCTTCACTATGTCTTCCTTGCCTAGCTGAGCTGCGAACATTAGCGCTGTTGCGCCGGCACTGTCCTGTGCGTTTGGATTGGCCTTCCTCCGCAGTAAGGGTTCAGCGGCGGCAAGGGGTCCGTTGGTAACCGCGACCATGAGCGCCGTAGTCTTTCCTGGTTCCATCCGGCAATTCGGATCAGCTCCGCCCTTTAATGCGTGTTCGATCCTTGCCGCATTCCCGTCGCGGGCCGCCTCCATCAGAGGTTTGCATGAATCGGGCAGATGCACTCTGACCATCTGCCCTGCCTGACTCGGCGTCCACGCGAACAGGCATGCGGCCGCGAATGCACACAGTAGGATGTCCATTGGCGTCTCCTCTGGCCCGCCGCTTTAAATTCTGCCTCCTAGCGCTTGGCCACGCCGGCCAGGTGGTCCAAGGCCTCGCGCAGGCCCTCGTGCACGGCCTTGACCGCCGCCGGCTTCCAGGAGCCCTGGGCCTCGCGCAAGAACGAGGTCTTGTCCACCCGGTTGTCGAAGCGCGCCACGGGCAGATGGTAGGTCTTGCCGTGCGCCTTGACCGTGACCGTGCCGGGCCGCTCGGAGTTCTTGAGCAGCCACTCCATGTCGTCCTGGCCGTAGTCGTTGAGCATGACATCCAGCGGCACGCCGTGGTGCAGGATCGACCCCGGGTCCTTGGGGTTGCTGCGCGCCTGGTTCTTGCGGCGCGATTCCTCGGGGGTCACCCAGATGTAGAGGATGGCGGCCTTCTCCAGCAGC is from Elusimicrobiota bacterium and encodes:
- a CDS encoding ankyrin repeat domain-containing protein, with translation MDILLCAFAAACLFAWTPSQAGQMVRVHLPDSCKPLMEAARDGNAARIEHALKGGADPNCRMEPGKTTALMVAVTNGPLAAAEPLLRRKANPNAQDSAGATALMFAAQLGKEDIVKALLKRGARTRIKAKNGVTAIDLAKDAGHKSVVAILSTAKR